A single Arachnia propionica DNA region contains:
- the cas2 gene encoding CRISPR-associated endonuclease Cas2 has translation MKTRRRRYLVAYDIREPGRLRRICKLMEAHGERLQYSVFICDLNRSELIHLRAAGEKIMNLAVDSVVIVDLGEIGEDRFIFVGHHEDLPTRGPQIV, from the coding sequence ATGAAGACACGGAGGCGGCGCTATCTGGTGGCATATGACATCCGTGAACCCGGAAGACTGCGGCGAATCTGCAAGCTGATGGAGGCCCATGGAGAACGCCTCCAGTACTCCGTTTTCATCTGTGACCTCAACAGGTCTGAGCTGATTCACCTGAGAGCAGCTGGAGAGAAGATCATGAACTTGGCCGTCGACTCGGTGGTCATCGTGGACCTGGGCGAGATCGGCGAGGATCGGTTCATCTTCGTCGGGCACCACGAGGACCTACCCACCAGAGGGCCGCAGATTGTCTAG
- a CDS encoding CRISPR-associated endonuclease Cas4/Cas1 — translation MTVRPDIPGLPETVPARMLNEFVYCPRLFHLEWVQSRFTTSDDVEEGRYLHRVVDEESGDLPDKSEAWGGRTARSVSLSSPGLGLVAKLDLVEDGGNGSVVPVDYKKGHPDKTGAPWPNDRTQLLIQALLLKEAGYVVERAEIWYAETRRRVVIRIDETALSEITETLKDAWRVAADPKPPPPLRNSPKCPRCSLVGICLPDELTSLKIPPRERRPLKRLMAPILEGRPVYVTMQGSTVGIRNDRLEVRLDGELQASYRLIDVSQLCVFGNVTVSSQAVRELMSNDLPILWFTYGGWFAGMAEGLPGKNVDLRIAQFGASEQKRLEAARNMISGKIRNSRTLMRRNSRTEAERIGNQLKELAIQATKAASPGQLLGIEGTAARLYFASFPAMIGDNTRIDVSDFHENGRSRRPPPDPLNALLSFCYALLVKDLTVALASVGFDPYLGMFHKPRFGRPALALDLAEEFRPLVAESVVVQVLNNREVGPHDFRTRAGGCMLKPSGRKAVLRAYERRLDQEITHPQFGYKATYRRIMDIQARVLGAFLTGELDQYTAMVTR, via the coding sequence ATGACTGTCAGGCCAGACATCCCGGGGCTCCCGGAAACGGTCCCGGCACGGATGCTCAACGAGTTCGTCTACTGTCCGCGCCTATTCCATCTGGAATGGGTACAGTCACGCTTCACGACCAGCGATGACGTCGAGGAGGGCCGCTACCTGCACCGCGTCGTTGACGAGGAATCCGGGGATCTACCCGACAAGTCCGAGGCCTGGGGCGGCAGGACCGCACGATCAGTGTCCCTGAGTTCACCTGGCCTAGGGCTGGTGGCGAAACTGGACTTGGTGGAGGACGGCGGGAACGGTTCCGTCGTCCCCGTCGACTACAAGAAAGGGCACCCGGACAAGACCGGGGCTCCTTGGCCGAACGACAGGACTCAGCTATTGATTCAGGCTCTGCTCCTGAAGGAGGCCGGATACGTTGTGGAGCGGGCGGAAATCTGGTATGCCGAAACCCGGCGACGAGTTGTGATTCGCATCGATGAAACGGCCCTCAGTGAAATCACGGAAACCCTCAAGGACGCGTGGCGTGTTGCTGCCGACCCGAAACCGCCGCCTCCACTGAGGAACAGTCCGAAATGTCCTCGCTGCTCGCTGGTCGGCATCTGTCTCCCCGACGAACTGACCTCACTGAAGATCCCTCCTCGGGAAAGACGGCCTCTCAAGAGGTTGATGGCACCCATCCTCGAGGGACGTCCCGTGTACGTGACGATGCAGGGTTCCACCGTCGGGATTCGCAACGACAGGTTGGAGGTACGTCTCGACGGCGAGCTACAGGCAAGTTACCGTCTCATCGATGTGAGTCAGCTTTGCGTCTTCGGAAACGTTACCGTCTCCTCGCAGGCTGTGAGGGAACTCATGAGCAACGATCTTCCGATCCTCTGGTTCACGTATGGGGGCTGGTTCGCAGGAATGGCCGAAGGACTTCCGGGCAAGAATGTTGATTTACGAATAGCACAGTTCGGGGCATCGGAACAGAAACGCCTGGAAGCCGCACGGAATATGATATCGGGAAAAATCCGAAACAGCCGAACACTGATGCGGCGCAACTCACGCACCGAGGCCGAACGTATCGGGAATCAGTTGAAAGAACTAGCGATACAGGCGACAAAAGCCGCCTCTCCCGGCCAACTATTGGGCATCGAGGGGACAGCAGCACGACTCTATTTCGCGAGTTTCCCAGCCATGATCGGCGACAACACACGCATTGACGTGTCGGATTTCCACGAGAACGGTCGTTCCCGTAGGCCACCACCAGACCCCCTGAACGCCCTTCTGTCCTTCTGCTACGCATTGCTGGTGAAGGATCTGACGGTGGCACTGGCGTCGGTGGGTTTCGACCCATACTTGGGCATGTTCCACAAACCGAGGTTCGGGCGTCCCGCACTCGCGCTGGATCTCGCCGAGGAGTTCCGCCCATTGGTGGCGGAGAGTGTCGTGGTGCAGGTACTGAACAACCGGGAGGTTGGCCCACACGACTTCCGGACACGCGCCGGAGGCTGCATGTTGAAACCGAGTGGGCGCAAAGCGGTCCTGCGAGCATACGAACGTCGCCTCGATCAGGAGATCACCCACCCACAGTTCGGCTACAAGGCGACCTACCGCAGAATCATGGACATCCAGGCCCGTGTTCTGGGAGCGTTCCTCACCGGCGAACTGGACCAGTACACTGCGATGGTGACCAGATGA
- a CDS encoding type I-G CRISPR-associated protein, Cas3-extension family: protein MMNHVTLPALLGDSPLAILAAIGTLRLIHDFTDNNARLHWNTTDHRPVLTSSLATVDEVAEALVDIVRTMPEGVSVPGGPMGFPPPGEAPDKLRVPQGKLHSFAENLFPEISETESATMFSWLTSLITDLAATSEKSDSGSKNQKSNSQKRCSVSQFIASSGKQSIATMLKKPLEHVQKHPEYLHEALTGWVRVPGVTGEYLDHRAAWKAIDDGRGRTGRMRGVPGATWLALMSYPIWTTTAAGKKPRTSGWHLVGKGRRSIQELRLPLWVEPLGPLAIKALVEHPELDGDLDVPLNQKIRLLGIFHVCRARRAPSEHSAGLLIPAQR from the coding sequence ATGATGAACCACGTCACGCTTCCGGCCCTGCTCGGCGACTCGCCCCTGGCAATTCTCGCGGCGATCGGGACGCTGCGGCTCATCCACGACTTCACCGACAACAATGCCCGGCTGCACTGGAATACGACCGATCACCGTCCCGTGCTGACCTCTTCCCTGGCAACGGTTGATGAGGTTGCTGAAGCTCTCGTCGACATCGTCAGAACCATGCCGGAAGGGGTTTCCGTGCCGGGCGGTCCAATGGGTTTTCCCCCTCCCGGGGAGGCCCCGGACAAACTACGGGTGCCACAGGGGAAACTGCACTCTTTTGCGGAGAACCTATTCCCGGAAATCTCTGAAACAGAAAGCGCAACGATGTTTTCATGGCTGACCAGCCTCATCACCGACTTGGCAGCTACCTCCGAGAAGAGCGATTCCGGATCAAAAAATCAAAAATCCAACTCGCAGAAGCGTTGTTCAGTCAGTCAATTCATCGCATCGTCCGGCAAGCAGTCAATTGCAACCATGCTGAAGAAACCTTTGGAGCACGTGCAGAAACACCCAGAATATCTCCACGAGGCCCTCACCGGCTGGGTGCGGGTACCCGGTGTAACCGGAGAGTACTTGGATCACAGAGCGGCATGGAAAGCGATCGATGACGGTAGAGGCAGAACCGGAAGGATGCGCGGCGTCCCGGGAGCAACTTGGCTGGCACTCATGTCATATCCAATATGGACAACCACAGCGGCGGGAAAGAAGCCTCGTACGAGCGGTTGGCATTTGGTGGGCAAAGGACGCAGAAGCATACAAGAATTACGTCTTCCGCTTTGGGTGGAACCACTTGGGCCGCTCGCCATCAAGGCCTTGGTCGAACACCCGGAGTTGGATGGCGACCTAGATGTTCCCTTGAATCAAAAGATCCGCCTATTGGGTATTTTCCACGTCTGTCGAGCGCGACGAGCTCCCAGTGAACATTCCGCTGGCCTCTTGATTCCTGCGCAACGATGA